The DNA region AAAAGAAGATGAAAAACTCTTTGAGAGTTGTTTTTCAGATGAAAATGAGATTCCCTATACTGATTTAAGAAATTATTCTGATCATATATTGACGGGACGCCTGAAAAAACCAGGAGAACTTTCCAGAATTACTGGAAGATTTGTACTTGGCAGAAAAAAAATACAGAAATTAAATACAGAAAAAATGGGATTTGTTTATATCAAAAATAATTCCGCCTATCCGGAAGGATTAACGCTGGTGCCTTTGGATACAGATATGCAAGATCTAAAAAGTATAAAAAGCGGATCAGTAATAAAAGAATTGTTGGGCAGCGATGAGGACGATTTTGTTGAAAATGTTTTTAAAACTTACGGAGATTCATCAATAAATAAATCTGATAATAAGGATTATCGTCTGTTATTATACGAAATGATCAAAAAATAATTACCTCTTGCTTCTCTGTTTGTGCCTTCTCGGACCTTTTTTGCTTCTTGAAGGTTTGTGCGGTTCGGTTCTTCTCACATCGGGAATCAACAAATTTCTGTCATAATCTAGAAATTTTCTTTTCAGTTCTTCTCCCTCCAAAGAAACCAATCCCTTTGCAATTCCCTGAGCAATTGCCTCCGCCTGACCCATTATGCCTCCTCCTCTCACATTTGCACTTATCTTAAAGTTTTCGTTTCCCGCAATTAAAAGAGGTTCGAGAATTTTTAATTGCGCAATCTTTGGAAAATTTTCAATAGGGGTGTGGTTTACA from Candidatus Cloacimonadota bacterium includes:
- the rpsI gene encoding 30S ribosomal protein S9; this encodes MGKIFVGRRKRAVARVRVEKGERNIIVNHTPIENFPKIAQLKILEPLLIAGNENFKISANVRGGGIMGQAEAIAQGIAKGLVSLEGEELKRKFLDYDRNLLIPDVRRTEPHKPSRSKKGPRRHKQRSKR